The genomic segment CTTTTCATCCATGTGTCAATACCACAACATTTCTCATTTCTATCAGAAACAATACAAGGCCCATATCACTGGTATTGATATACAACCTGCCCCACCCCTAATCGGCGTGCACAAACAACTGCAAATCTACTAATGAATGAGAGACACATGAGATGTAAACATCATTGGTCTCCAGTAGGGATGTCAATGGGCAACTGttattgactttttttaatcccaaaaattgaaaataacgatgtctgagctctcctcctgttaGTAAACGGCTTTGGCTCCGAGCAGATACCGATGCGACCGTTTACTCCTCAGGTCGGGCTTAGTTCTCAGccagcagctgagcagcagcacacaTCACTCTGCAAATGTCTTGTGCTTTGTTTTGACAGGGAGGCCTctagcagcagaaattacacactgtacatttaaaatcatcGATCAGTTAGTTACAGGTTAATCAGTGTTGGCCGACTGAAAGCAGGATCGAGGGAAAACTGACATCCCTCGCGTCCACCTTGGCTGAGCTGTAATGTTAGCAAGCATCTTCTGATCCACTCATTAATGAGACTGTTACCTTTCAAGAGACAGGGATATGAACCTAGCTGGGAGACTTCTGGTTTTGTGCTGCCTGGCTCACAGCTGGTAACCTGCTTTACATTTTCGGAACAGCTCTGATATgaaaaatgcaggaaaaaaactgTAGTAACATTGCATAAACAGGGAcgtttttctcttctgtggcTGCGAACAAAACGCAGTCTTTCAGTAACTACTGTGCTTCAAACTGAGCCTGATCTACACACTCAACTATGGTTGACAAAAAGTGGAAACTGCAGCAAACCTGCCTGTACCTTTCTCAATCAGGAGGGACTCACTGCTAGCCTATGTCAATCACAGGGTTGTCTGGCATGTTAGAAGCCATAAGCTTAGACATTATTGCTATGCCACTCTGACAGTAATAGAAGTTACCATTTTTTTAGCATAATACCTGACAAAAAGTCTCCCTACGAAGCACCAGAATGTTAAGCCAGACTTCACGTTATGTAAAAGAAATATCTGACCATGGATTATGTATCAATGGAAGAGTTAGTTTGGAGTGGGAGTGGAAGTGGAGGTCCGACCCCTGAGAGGAGAATCCCTCCATCAACAGCCTAATCTTGTTAGGCTTTGTGACCTGTCAGAGTAATCATAATGAAGGAGTACCAGCAAGTCACAGACCCGAACACAGACCTACAGTAATTACTGTTGATGAGTATGATTcgatttatttcttcttctcttatttttttttctttctcaacaAATTAGATTAAATTTTAATGGATGATACTTTGTATTCTAGAATTGTAAATTAGTGGTGTTCCACAAACCTGACCCtcaaaactgtgtttcaaatgtACATCTGTGACGAGGCCTTGCTACATCAGTCCATGCTTTGTGCCATAAATACACACTGAATGAAATGATACAGGAGATGAAATCTACAGAGTGGTGTGGAAATGTGTATTATAATACCATATAACATTGCAAACAACAAGGCTCCCAATCAAATAAAGACACGCTTAGAATAAACCCTGGTGCCATTCACTAAATCCTCTTAGAGATGCACCAGTAGGTAAGAGTAAAACCTCTAGAGTTGGCCATGATGCAGCTGCTAATTTTAGATTAATCTCAAAGGTTGGCCTCCCACAGGTAGTTTGGCTTTCTCTTTGCTGTGTTTTCGGACAGGCTGTAATGTGCATAAAATAAGGAGTAACAAATGATATCACTTACCAGAGaatagacaaaaacaacaaattatctgtAGAAAAATTGCCATATTTCTTCCAGTAAATCTAATTTCAATTTTAACGAATGACACCCCATACTATACGGAACAAATATTGATTTGTATAACCTTTAAGGATGGATATGAGAAATGTTTGCACTAAAGATATTTTTGTATGACATCAGTATATGACAAGTAAGAAATGCATTTAAACCCTTtagctcaagaaaaaaaatgtactccTTCTCCCTTATCAAGATTTCCAGAATGTATGAATGTGCAAATATTTAACATATCACAAGGTTAACTGCCGGACACTTCACTGTATTCCACTGTCAGTGCTTTTGCATTGGACGCTTGTGTATGCTGACTTGAATTGGCTTCCAAACTATTTGCCTTGTCACAAATCCTGCAGACCCATGGATATTCAGACAGTGGCCATTTTCCTGTCACGTCACGCTAAGGTGGGAAGTTCTAGTGTTATGAAGAAGGAGTTCTGTAGTTTTCCATAAACCTAGGAAACCTGACAAATGGTTGTTATGTCATCGCtgcctgattgatcagcaacagTAACAGTGAGATGGTGGACAGTGAACATCTGGACATCAGTTGTCCTTTCAgctgctgatcaatcaggaagtggtGAAATTGTAACCATTCTCAGATTCCTTGCATTTTTAGGACTTACAACCTAAACACAGCACTGAAAAGTGCATTTTAGACATAGGTATACGTAATCTTACTAAAATATCACAGACAGAATGGTAGATGGAATAATGGTCTTCTGAGACgaaaaatttgatttttttggacaaaatttTGATTTTGACCTTAAATTTGCTTATCGGGGTTCCACAAAGGTGACTTTTTCCTCACCCTGAGTATATGTTACATCCAGTCTGTATTTGCATGCATGTTGGTGGATTTTTGAGGCTGTATTTTTGgattatattttaaaaagaggcaCTGTGTTTCTGCATGGGTATTTTGGTGTAAAGGAGCCACCCTTGTGTAGATGGGGATCCTTAAATGTACTTGCACCCTGTTGCTGTTGTCATTGCAATATGGATCAAGTCCTGACAATGCCAAATGATCAGATCACCAGTGAAAGTAAAGAGGCATGATCCACGAATAGTTTCGATGGCTTCCTACCATCAAATCTATCCTGTATGCATATGCTGCCAAAGGACGATAGGGCAGAGTTTCAGAATTAACATTGTGAATATCAAATACATGTGCACAAAAAGCCAGAAATACTGTGCCTTATCATGACATGTTCTGTACATTTAATCACAGCTTGTTCAAAATACATCAGCTTGTTACAGACATCATTCTAGCAGACCTCCTGTTAAGCGTTAATCTTAACCACCTCGTATCAACTAACAAGGACTCAATTGTGAATCACACTGTTTATAAAGTGCccattaaccctaacccattaGTATGAAATAAATCCCAAACTTTAGATCTGAGATTATTTCATTGCTTTTTTATTCTGACTGGCAGGACTCAATGGTTTTGTCAGCAAGAAGTCAGCAATTCAACACTGTTAACTGTAGAGCAAATCAACTATCTTATAAGATTTCGATTGATGGCTTGATATCAATCATTCGTAACTACACTGAGTTTAAAGCAACACATATGAAATTTGTTGGAGAATTGTTTTAACACAGTAAAATTATAGTGTCTTGATTCAACCCCCACAGAGATCCACTCTGTACATACGCTCAGTAGGATATTGCTCACTCTCCTATCCTCAGAGTTAGTGCAATCTAATTAAAAGAGATTGATACCAATTCCAAATTAGCATGACCTAGAGCTTCTAAGTCTCttagtgtctttttttctgcactGAAAAACAACACTACAGCTGATTAAGGACAGCTATATACTTGGGTATCAGCCAATTGGCAGGTAAATGCAGTGGAGCAGATACTAAGATCCTTTACTTAAGGATTAAGACACAGATACAAATTGTCATCTTGGCCAATTTCTTTTCGTCATTTATCAAGTCCATTCCTAGTGTTTTAAACTGGTGGCTTTCAAGTTTTTCCATATCTCAATGTATCTCAAGGCCCGAAACGTGGCCTGTATAGTTTTGGACTAGAGCCATGCTGCTGATATTAATGACATGTTTGAACATGGCCTGGTTAACTTCTAAAGCTGCACTCAGTTTTGAACAACATTTAATGTGGAATAGTTCGCTCTTACAGACAACCCCAGACAATAAGCAGCTCTCCAGAGCCTTAGCTTTTTTTGGATTTCTAACcttcaaaacacttttttttaggCACATTTTAGGCAGAGTCATTTTGAGAGGAAGACCTCTGATAACCTAAGCTTCCTGGTAAGTTTTCAACAACAGACATTCCAATTTTGAAGGTAGCTGGCTCAAGAAAGACATACATGACTCGAGGCGAATGCTAATGTTGCATTCCAGGACATTTATGCTGACATTTATTACATCCAAGTCTCAGTTTGATTCACACTCTGCCCAAACTGGCCTTGCGTCGTCTTCCATATATCGTCTTCCATGACTTCCTTCATAAGTATTGCTGATCTAGTGCCTTGTTATCAGCAGTGGCATTATACTGCATGCTACACTGTTGGGCTACAGATACCTTTAATAATGAGGCCTGTCACTTACACAAGTTTGGCCCAGACTCACCTTTAGTTGCAGATCTTCTTAACTTAGAGAGGAAACCCCACCAAGCTAATACTGAGGTAATCCTGAGGCCTCACTAATCACTTCTGTCATATGCAAACTGGAGCTCTGGGATTCCACAGGGTTATAAAAAACACCTAAGAGTATGAGATCCCATTTCAAGTCTGGTCACTCCATCGTGGATTACGCACTCATACTACATGGCTACAGGACTTTGGACTTTTCAAATGACAAGCTAACCATGGGGCAAGCACAACAAACAGAGAACAATCAAGAAATTGATGTCAAAGTGCTTCAGGACATGTATAAAAAGTTTGTCATGGAATGCCCAAGTGGACTACTTTTTCTGCATGAGTTCAAACGTTTCTTTGGTGTGGAGCCGACAGGTGAAGCGTCTGATTATGCGGAGAACATGTTTCGAGCCTTTGACACAAATGGGGTGAGGGAGTAAAAGCTGTTACAGCCTGgcatattgttttttattaccaaaatgtgaaaatgtgaccCATTTGTTCTCGTTCAACCTACCTTTCAGGATAATACAATTGATTTCCTTGAGTTTGTGGCAGCGCTGAATCTTGTTTTCCGGGGAGACTTGGAGCATAAACTGCGCTGGTCATTCAAGGTGTATGACAAAGACAACAATGGCTTTGTGGACAGAAAAGAACTCCGGTCAATAATTGATGTGAGTCTAAATCTGCTGAAGATGGAAAAGAGGATAtccttgcagaaaaaaaagcattttgtttCAATTCCAAACTTAAGTAGGCAAATACAGCAGCACAGAGTATCTATAGTATTGTTTAAACATCTTCATACTGTTCATACCTACTGTTTGGCTCTGTAGATGAGGCTGTGGACTTGCTTATTGCTTAAAGTACTTTTGGTTTGACAGTGACAGCAAGCCAGCATGCATAATACTAGGACCCTGAAACCAAGGCAACCATATATATTGGAGCCATGCTCAATCATACTTTATACACCAAAACTGAAAATTAATATAAGTCTGTATCTTTTCGCTGTGAGACTGCAAGTGTGTTGTTTGAAATCTTTAAAATCAAACTGTTGTaccagtaaaataaaacaaaatgtttttttgttttttttaaatagatgtgaTATTAAACTGTATTAGTTTTCAAAAAGTCCTAAAGATGGTCAAATATATTCTTGCTATTATTGCGTGACGTCAGTTAATATGACAATATTTTCCacaatatttcctttttctcttttccatcTAGAGCATCTATCGGCTAAAGAAAAGCGCAAAGAAGGAAGACTTTGATTCACAACTTACAGTAGATGAGGTTGTGGATCGAATATTTCAGGCTGTAGATAGTGATGGAGATGGTAAGTATTCAGTCACATATTACTTTTACAATGCAGTGAAACCGCTTGCGGACTAAAAATAGCCGGAaagtattattgttttttatcttttttatcaGCAGAGAACATTAATCTTTCTTGGACTTTTTTGACCCACAGGTCATATTAACTTGGAAGAGTTCATCAGGGGTGCACAGCAGGACCCCTGGGTGCTCAACATGGTGAAGCTGGACATGAATCCTGCTGGATGGGTCatggagcagaggaggaggagcgcacACTTCTGAAATGTCAAAGCACATATGCCTTTCCTTTGTGGACAAATGGAAAACAATTACGACAAAAAAACCCCAGCTAAAATCACAAGCTCACTCACAGCCAAATCAGGATCCATTATGACATGTTTGTCAGCATTAATTACACTGAACATCTCACAATTAACAGCATGAACGCACAGATAAATattact from the Sparus aurata chromosome 4, fSpaAur1.1, whole genome shotgun sequence genome contains:
- the LOC115580674 gene encoding guanylyl cyclase-activating protein 2-like, giving the protein MRSHFKSGHSIVDYALILHGYRTLDFSNDKLTMGQAQQTENNQEIDVKVLQDMYKKFVMECPSGLLFLHEFKRFFGVEPTGEASDYAENMFRAFDTNGDNTIDFLEFVAALNLVFRGDLEHKLRWSFKVYDKDNNGFVDRKELRSIIDSIYRLKKSAKKEDFDSQLTVDEVVDRIFQAVDSDGDGHINLEEFIRGAQQDPWVLNMVKLDMNPAGWVMEQRRRSAHF